The DNA window GAAGACGTCTTTATTGTAGTAGAGACATTTGTTCGATTGCGCCCACGGGGCTCCGTAGTAGTGGCCATCGTAGTAATTCGATTCGACGAGGCCCTCGTAGAATCGGTCCCCGAACTCGCCTTCCATCATCTCGTCGAGCGGAACGAGAGCCTCTTTCCCAGCAAACTCCGGAATCCAGCGAGCGGGGAGTCGACTCACGTCAGGCGCTTCACCGCCGTCGACTCGGGTATTGAGCGTCGACTGAGCGTTGTCCCACGTGACACTGGTAAAGTCCAGTTCGACGTCGTATTCCTCCTCAAAGGCGGCGTTGTTCTCTTCGAAGAACTCTTCGATATTATCGCCGACACCCATCGTGAGAAATTGAATATCCCCGTCACTACTCCGCGGATCGTCGCCGCCGATACAACCAGCAATAGCGACAGCCCCACCAGCACCAAATAGCGACATCATCTGCCGACGATTGATTCTACCGTCCCCATCGCCTGGGTTGTTATGCGTCATCACACCTAACGAACCAGTCCACCCATATAATTTTAACTATTAATTTGATTTCCCCTTCCAGCGGATAATATCACCGATAGATACGGTACTGCGATAGGACGGAACGACAGGAGGTCAGCGAGCCACGAAACGGCGACCGCTCTTGGAAGATCACCGTGAGTGTGTCCATACCCGGGATTTCGCCCGGGTCATACTCGTCTGTTGACGGGAGATCGGCACCTCAAGCTGCGCCGGTGATCGCCCCTACCTCTCGTGTCGGGACTGGTGTCCCCCGGCGCAGACGGACTACGCATTCTCTTCGTGGATTGCCGTGAACAGCGCCGCGAGCTCGTTGGTGATGATGTGATAGATCTGCTCGCCTTTCTCCGTGCTCGCGTATTTTGGCGCACCGATCGCCCCGGAGTCGGAGTACGCTTCGAAGGGACGGTAGACGGACAACGGGCCGCCTTCGAGGAGGTCGCTCCCGCCCCATTCGTACGGTTCGTCCCAGAGTTCAGCGTCGTACTCGCTGGGCGCGGCGACGAGGTCCGACCGCAGGTACAGCATGAGTGACGTTTCGAACTCTCCACCGTGGGCCATCCCACCGGTTTCGCTCTCGCGTAGGCTCTCGATTTCGTCGGTCGATAACTGAAAGTATGTCCCGCCGAGCACTTCGATATCGGTTCTACACCCGACAGTACTTACGACCGCGTCGATCAACGGCATATTCCCGCCGTGACCGTTCACGAACATGACGGCGTCGAACCCGTTTTCGATCCCCGTGTGCGCGATATCCTCCAGGACAGTCCGTAACTGGTCG is part of the Halosolutus amylolyticus genome and encodes:
- a CDS encoding creatininase family protein, with translation MLYETLGATTCEWAGKPYAEIQAIGDSDGSILVVPVGSIEQHGHHLPVSTDTLLVDAITHGGAEQVVDEIPILVTPPVWSGYSPHHLSLGGTLSLDFDQLRTVLEDIAHTGIENGFDAVMFVNGHGGNMPLIDAVVSTVGCRTDIEVLGGTYFQLSTDEIESLRESETGGMAHGGEFETSLMLYLRSDLVAAPSEYDAELWDEPYEWGGSDLLEGGPLSVYRPFEAYSDSGAIGAPKYASTEKGEQIYHIITNELAALFTAIHEENA